A region of the Stutzerimonas stutzeri genome:
GTTTTGACACCCATCGCTATGCTGGTTAGAAAAAATACGCGCCAGACTCAATACCATTCGTCGGAAAAAACTGCCGGCACGCCTCACCAGGCAGTAGATTTCATAGCCGCTCAAAAACGACCAAACACATTTTTGCCCATCTTGAGAGCGATTCATGATGAAGCCATTTATCGTCCAGATGGCGTAATGTGGGCACTTGCACAGCGTTAGAGAGCTGAATAGTGTGAATGGGCGGGTCGACAGACCTGACTCCAGGATCACTGCACCACAGGGCAACTTGTCATGGTGGCTGTATGCGGGGCGCTACGGCGCGCTGAGTTCCTTGAGTCTCGGTCTACCAACCCGCATACAGCCGCCACCCTCTCGTTTGGTAGCGAGTGATGGCGGCCTCTAAAACTCAAGAGGTCACCCTATGCAGCCGAGCAACTCATCCCCAGGCTTTACCCCACTACACTCCAGCGAGCACAACTGCCTGTTCGGCTTTCGCAGCGACGCTAGGGCAACCGAGCTGTATGACGAGGCGATGCAACGCCAGCATGCAGCTCTCGGCTTACTCTGCGCACTCGGCGGCACACCCCATTTGAATGAGCTTTCCGACGAACCCCTGAGCGGGTGCATCCAGGCGGTCAGATTACTGTGCGGTGATGCAGCCGGGCTGTATTCCGCAGCCTGGGAGCGCGTGCAGCAAGAAGCGGCCTGACTTGAATTAGAAGAAGGAGGGACGGATCACTCGCCCGCCTTCTTTGAAGACAGCTCAGATTCGTAACGCTGCACAAACTCGACAAGGTTAAGCCCAAGCACATGGCAAATATCGCGCAGCTGCACTAGATCGAGCCTGCGAAGGCCACGCTCAATGTCGCTGGTAAAGGATTGTGGACGGCCCAGCGCTTCGGCGAACTGCGCCTGCGTCAGGCCTGACTCAGTACGACACTGCTTGATCATACGAAGCAGCACTAAGTTCTCATCTCGATAAATCGACTTTTCCACAGAGACGCATTCCAGCTGTTGACAAAGCCAGAATGTATATCTAAATTACAGATATCTGAATTACAGGTATACGGATATGAACGTCGTGCACATCTCCACAATCATCCCTCTCGATCCAGATCGATCCGCACTTCTCGATGTCAAAAACCGCGTTTTGCTTTTAACCCTTGAGCGCTTGATAAGTCGATTCGACATCGAACTACCAGTTGTACTGAGCCTTTTGTCCGGATCAGATATCCACA
Encoded here:
- a CDS encoding helix-turn-helix domain-containing protein encodes the protein MEKSIYRDENLVLLRMIKQCRTESGLTQAQFAEALGRPQSFTSDIERGLRRLDLVQLRDICHVLGLNLVEFVQRYESELSSKKAGE